The following proteins come from a genomic window of Pseudoxanthobacter soli DSM 19599:
- a CDS encoding metal-dependent hydrolase, producing the protein MHLTWYGHSAFRVDLSEASVLIDPFLTGNPVFTGSVDEVAEGVTHIVLTHGHADHIGDTVALAARTGATVVANPELCGWLASKGVKSLEMGNTGGTINLGAFSVTFVQALHSSAVEENGLPVYLGNPLGVIIKAAGEPVLYHMGDTDVFGDMRLIDDLYRPEIGLVPIGDRFTMGAHNAAFACSRFFSFRLVVPCHYGTFPLLAQSADVFVEEMSGSRTVVHVPEKNERFSPRDYF; encoded by the coding sequence ATGCACCTTACTTGGTATGGACATAGCGCCTTCCGGGTGGACCTCTCCGAGGCATCCGTGCTGATCGATCCCTTCCTGACCGGCAATCCCGTGTTCACCGGATCGGTGGACGAGGTTGCCGAGGGCGTGACCCACATCGTTCTCACCCACGGCCACGCCGACCACATCGGCGATACGGTCGCCCTTGCCGCCCGCACCGGCGCGACCGTTGTCGCCAACCCCGAACTGTGCGGCTGGCTCGCGTCGAAGGGCGTGAAGTCGCTGGAGATGGGCAATACCGGCGGCACCATCAATCTCGGCGCCTTCTCCGTCACCTTCGTGCAGGCGCTGCATTCCTCGGCGGTCGAGGAGAACGGGCTTCCGGTCTATCTCGGCAATCCGCTCGGCGTCATCATCAAGGCCGCGGGCGAACCGGTGCTCTACCACATGGGCGACACCGACGTGTTCGGCGACATGCGCCTGATCGACGACCTCTATCGCCCCGAGATCGGGCTGGTGCCGATCGGCGACCGCTTCACCATGGGTGCCCACAACGCGGCATTCGCCTGCTCGCGGTTCTTCAGCTTCCGCCTCGTGGTCCCCTGCCACTACGGAACCTTCCCGCTGCTCGCCCAGAGCGCCGATGTCTTCGTCGAGGAGATGTCGGGATCGCGCACGGTCGTGCATGTGCCGGAGAAGAACGAGCGCTTCTCGCCGCGGGACTATTTCTGA
- the gatC gene encoding Asp-tRNA(Asn)/Glu-tRNA(Gln) amidotransferase subunit GatC: MSVDASTVAKVARLARIAVTPEEAVRLEDELNAIFGLVDELAQVDVEGVEPMTSAVALGMRMRRDVITDGGIADKVLANAPLSEDDYYLVPKVVE, translated from the coding sequence ATGTCGGTCGATGCCAGCACCGTCGCCAAGGTCGCCCGCCTGGCGCGGATCGCCGTCACCCCGGAGGAAGCCGTCCGCCTGGAGGATGAGCTCAACGCCATCTTCGGCCTGGTGGACGAACTGGCGCAGGTCGACGTCGAAGGCGTCGAGCCGATGACTTCCGCGGTGGCTCTCGGCATGCGGATGCGGCGGGACGTCATCACCGACGGCGGCATCGCAGACAAGGTTCTCGCGAACGCGCCCCTGTCGGAAGACGACTACTATCTCGTGCCGAAGGTCGTCGAATAG
- the gatA gene encoding Asp-tRNA(Asn)/Glu-tRNA(Gln) amidotransferase subunit GatA — protein MTELTELSIAALRAGLDERTFSAVEVAEAHIAAIEAARGLNAYVLETPEKALEMAAASDARIARGEAGLLEGVPLGVKDMFATEGVRTTACSKILGNFVPPYESTVTSKLWAEGAVMLGKLNCDEFAMGSSNESSAFGPVINPWRRAGDDTPLVPGGSSGGSAAAVAARLCAAATATDTGGSIRQPAALTGTVGIKPTYGRCSRWGIVAYASSLDQAGAIARDVRDAAVLLKAMAGFDEKDSTSVDRPVPDYEKAVGASLKGLRIGIPAEYRMDGLSSEIQALWDKGAAWLKDAGCEIVEISLPHTKAALPAYYIVAPAEASSNLARYDGVRYGLRVDGSDITDMYEQTRAAGFGAEVRRRVLVGTYVLSAGYYDAYYARAQKVRTLVKRDFETAFDAGVDAVLAPATPSPAFPIGSTSSMSPVEMYLNDVFTVTVNLAGLPGLSVPAGLSSDGLPLGLQLIGRPFGEEQLFSLGAAIEAAAGRFTPGRWWA, from the coding sequence ATGACAGAGCTGACCGAACTTTCCATCGCCGCCCTCCGCGCCGGTCTCGACGAGCGCACCTTCTCGGCCGTCGAAGTCGCCGAGGCGCACATCGCCGCGATCGAGGCCGCCCGCGGCCTCAACGCTTATGTGCTGGAGACGCCGGAGAAGGCACTCGAGATGGCGGCAGCCTCCGACGCGCGGATCGCGCGGGGCGAGGCGGGGCTGCTCGAAGGCGTGCCGCTCGGCGTCAAGGACATGTTCGCGACCGAAGGCGTGCGCACCACCGCCTGCTCGAAGATCCTCGGCAACTTCGTGCCGCCCTATGAATCGACGGTGACGTCGAAGCTCTGGGCCGAAGGCGCGGTGATGCTGGGCAAGCTCAACTGCGACGAATTCGCCATGGGCTCGTCGAACGAGAGTTCCGCGTTCGGCCCGGTGATCAATCCGTGGCGCCGCGCCGGCGACGACACGCCGCTGGTGCCCGGCGGCTCGTCCGGCGGTTCGGCGGCCGCCGTCGCCGCAAGGCTCTGCGCCGCGGCGACCGCGACCGACACCGGTGGCTCCATCCGCCAGCCGGCGGCGCTGACCGGCACCGTGGGCATCAAGCCGACCTACGGCCGCTGCTCGCGCTGGGGCATCGTCGCCTACGCCTCGTCGCTCGACCAGGCCGGCGCCATCGCCCGCGACGTGCGCGATGCCGCGGTGCTGCTCAAGGCGATGGCCGGGTTCGACGAGAAGGATTCGACGTCGGTCGACCGTCCGGTTCCGGACTACGAGAAGGCGGTCGGCGCCAGCCTCAAGGGCCTGCGCATCGGCATCCCGGCCGAGTACCGCATGGACGGGCTGTCCTCGGAAATCCAGGCGCTGTGGGACAAGGGCGCGGCGTGGCTGAAGGACGCCGGCTGCGAGATCGTGGAAATTTCGCTGCCGCACACCAAGGCGGCGCTGCCGGCCTACTACATTGTTGCGCCGGCGGAGGCCTCCTCGAACCTCGCCCGCTACGATGGTGTGCGCTACGGCCTGCGGGTCGACGGCTCGGACATCACCGACATGTATGAGCAGACCCGTGCAGCCGGCTTCGGCGCCGAGGTGCGCCGCCGCGTGCTCGTCGGGACCTACGTGCTCTCGGCCGGCTATTACGACGCCTATTATGCCAGGGCGCAGAAGGTGCGGACGCTGGTGAAGCGGGATTTCGAGACCGCCTTCGATGCCGGCGTCGATGCCGTGCTGGCACCGGCGACGCCGTCGCCGGCTTTCCCGATCGGCTCCACCTCGAGCATGTCACCGGTCGAGATGTACCTGAACGACGTGTTCACCGTGACGGTGAACCTCGCCGGCCTGCCGGGCCTGTCGGTGCCGGCGGGCCTGTCTTCCGACGGTCTGCCGCTCGGGCTCCAGCTCATCGGCCGGCCGTTCGGCGAGGAGCAGCTGTTCTCGCTCGGCGCCGCCATCGAGGCCGCGGCCGGCCGGTTCACGCCCGGCCGCTGGTGGGCCTGA
- a CDS encoding DUF1131 family protein produces MRRKAFWRTTIVLAGLLMTAACTTETATSPVAEAPVARGHAVRFTAASAGPVTAETAYSASSLGALMPQFQIKPIETANENNTTSALAAFSNGLQVMQFLRGSNGRVGEVFGVSENIVGPNGERLGMTFRQARVSHGSCRMGGELWTDMAICPAPGTRNVFLVFAVPQYRGPLDKLPPPAELDGAELQRIVWRPA; encoded by the coding sequence ATGCGGCGCAAAGCCTTCTGGCGCACGACCATCGTCCTTGCCGGCCTGCTGATGACCGCGGCCTGCACCACGGAGACGGCGACCTCGCCCGTCGCCGAAGCCCCCGTTGCCCGCGGCCACGCGGTCCGGTTCACCGCCGCCTCCGCCGGCCCGGTCACGGCCGAGACCGCCTACAGCGCATCGTCGCTCGGCGCGCTGATGCCGCAGTTCCAGATCAAGCCGATCGAGACGGCGAACGAGAACAACACCACGAGCGCGCTCGCGGCGTTCTCCAACGGTCTCCAGGTCATGCAGTTCCTGCGGGGATCGAACGGCCGGGTCGGCGAGGTGTTCGGCGTCAGTGAGAACATCGTCGGCCCGAACGGCGAGCGCCTGGGCATGACGTTCCGGCAGGCCCGCGTCTCCCATGGCAGCTGCCGCATGGGCGGCGAACTGTGGACGGACATGGCGATCTGCCCGGCGCCCGGCACGCGGAACGTGTTCCTGGTGTTCGCCGTGCCGCAATATCGCGGTCCGCTCGACAAGCTGCCGCCGCCCGCGGAGCTCGATGGAGCCGAGCTTCAGCGCATCGTCTGGCGCCCTGCCTGA
- a CDS encoding SixA phosphatase family protein — MPRLLLLRHAKSSWDVPGLNDHDRPLNSRGRHAAPLMGRHIAAHALLPERIVCSTARRTRETLAGLLPYLDREMDIRLSRDLYDSGPADYIDVIRAFGGTARVLLIIGHNPTLQETAVELVGTGNPALIDTIATEYPTASLAVIDFPEKKWSEITPHGGRIVAFFQPRELEAIDSGNGPGG, encoded by the coding sequence ATGCCCCGCCTTCTGCTGCTTCGTCATGCCAAGTCCTCGTGGGACGTGCCGGGCCTCAACGATCACGACCGGCCGCTCAATTCGCGCGGCCGCCACGCCGCGCCGCTGATGGGCCGCCATATCGCCGCCCATGCGCTGCTGCCGGAACGGATCGTGTGCTCCACAGCCCGGCGCACCCGCGAGACGCTGGCGGGTCTGCTGCCCTATCTCGACAGGGAAATGGATATCCGCCTGTCGCGCGATCTCTACGACAGCGGCCCGGCGGACTATATCGACGTGATCCGCGCCTTCGGCGGCACCGCGCGCGTGCTCCTCATCATCGGGCACAACCCGACGCTGCAGGAGACGGCCGTGGAGCTCGTCGGCACCGGCAATCCGGCGCTGATCGACACCATCGCGACGGAATACCCCACGGCGAGCCTCGCCGTGATCGATTTTCCGGAAAAGAAGTGGTCCGAGATCACCCCTCATGGCGGGCGCATCGTGGCGTTCTTCCAGCCGCGCGAACTTGAGGCGATCGATTCCGGCAATGGCCCGGGCGGCTGA
- the dksA gene encoding RNA polymerase-binding protein DksA — protein MAVEIDDDYRPIEGEPFMNERQREYFRKKLLTWKDEILKESRETLNHLQEENQNHPDLADRASSETDRAIELRARDRQRKLIAKIDAALKRIEDGTYGYCEETGEPISLKRLDARPIATLSIEAQERHERRERVYRDD, from the coding sequence ATGGCTGTAGAAATCGATGACGACTATCGCCCCATCGAGGGTGAGCCGTTCATGAACGAGCGCCAGCGGGAATATTTCCGCAAGAAGCTGCTGACCTGGAAGGACGAGATCCTCAAGGAAAGCCGCGAGACGCTCAACCACCTCCAGGAAGAAAACCAGAACCATCCGGACCTCGCCGACCGTGCATCCTCGGAGACGGACCGTGCGATCGAACTCCGGGCCCGTGATCGCCAGCGCAAGCTGATCGCGAAAATCGATGCCGCCCTGAAGCGCATCGAGGACGGGACCTACGGGTACTGCGAGGAGACCGGCGAACCGATATCGCTCAAGCGCCTCGACGCCCGTCCGATCGCGACGCTGTCCATCGAGGCGCAGGAGCGTCACGAACGCCGCGAGCGGGTCTATCGCGACGACTAG
- a CDS encoding flagellar biosynthetic protein FliO: MSGWFEEFGFSPASARLLQMVVAAAIALGAIYVVFRLIGWLQGARSSFRSGRRLSVVEVLPVDDRRRLVLVRRDGAEHLLLVGGPGGDLVVENVAASEIPAGVTPEARAYKPPPVAKPASATVQAPVAPPAAPRPASMAKPSHQAPPPPSYPEVPPPAGSQPETPDWPPNPYAPPRPPTAEQAMPAPGDGIPLRATRPDPGPPPLRRPSPAAAPEPAAKPAETPPAGGRSEPRWP, from the coding sequence ATGAGCGGCTGGTTCGAGGAATTCGGCTTTTCGCCCGCATCGGCGCGGCTGCTGCAGATGGTGGTCGCAGCCGCCATCGCGCTCGGCGCGATCTATGTCGTGTTCCGGCTGATTGGCTGGCTGCAGGGCGCACGATCGTCGTTCCGCAGCGGCCGCCGGCTCTCCGTGGTCGAGGTGCTGCCCGTGGACGACCGCCGCCGCCTCGTGCTCGTGCGGCGCGACGGCGCCGAGCACCTGCTGCTGGTCGGAGGCCCGGGCGGCGATCTGGTGGTCGAGAACGTCGCAGCGTCCGAGATACCGGCGGGCGTGACGCCGGAGGCGCGGGCCTACAAGCCGCCACCCGTTGCGAAGCCGGCGTCTGCAACGGTTCAGGCACCGGTCGCGCCCCCTGCGGCGCCGCGGCCGGCCAGCATGGCGAAGCCATCGCATCAGGCGCCGCCGCCACCATCATACCCGGAGGTCCCGCCGCCGGCCGGTTCGCAGCCTGAAACGCCGGACTGGCCGCCGAACCCCTATGCGCCACCGCGTCCGCCAACCGCCGAACAGGCGATGCCTGCACCGGGCGACGGCATCCCCCTTCGCGCCACCCGACCGGATCCGGGACCGCCGCCGCTGCGCAGGCCCAGCCCCGCGGCTGCGCCGGAGCCGGCGGCAAAGCCGGCCGAAACCCCGCCCGCCGGAGGCCGCTCCGAACCGCGCTGGCCCTGA
- a CDS encoding ATP-binding response regulator gives MTSAGHGAAGRGIDHAGRRGSLLLAFGLAAVLAATAALLLLMSADEAEPYLLTVLGILAVVGVFSLFAASVGLLHFGEAEPVSALAAAVADAVGEAVLVCDAVGRPVYGNAAYRALCQAAPSAPAGALPPLDRLPAADDETVEAIHRLTAAGQAGEPAEAEIRLSRIADPAGGPPHAYHLAVAPLRGGLERLGLHVWRLEAGAAVSQGPRQDVRPDSRQDPEIGFLDLQNAIDFLDRAPAGFFSVDAAGRVVFLNATLADWLGYDLAHFEAGMIPLGQLVRGDGVALLASLSGRPGDSRTETVDLDLVTRAGNPLPVRLLHRVTFGPDGRPDNSRTLVVSRAAGAEASESLRAAEVRFARFFNNAPVAIASLDKDGRIGRTNAPFLKLFGVLAHPVPGEERPRLADAVVERDRRGLAEALDGAVRGRVAVAPVDATLAGAGQRSVRFYVSAVQEAVQGGDRDADDEVAIVYALETTEQRALEAQFTQSQKMQAIGQLAGGVAHDFNNVLTAIIGFSDLLLASHRPTDPFFQDIMNIKQNANRAAGLVRQLLAFATRQTLRPERIVLTDVLADLTILLDRLLGEQVDLRVIHGRDLWPVMADVNQLEQVVINLAVNARDAMPEGGTLTIRTSNLPAVETKAFQGGRSFGGQPLPAADHILIEVSDTGTGMSAEVMDKIFEPFFSTKEVGKGTGLGLSTVYGIVTQSGGRITVESEVGAGTVFRIFLPRARAEAGRADGERTGAGEIAAARRVRRPVSEAVEVAQTHADAAGTARIEARTKEPATPTPQESGIEPPAASGAATAPTSTPSDAEKAAADLTGSASILLVEDEEAVRAFAARALASRGYTVHQASTGAEALKVMTAASGGIDLVVSDVVMPEMDGPTLLRELRKTRPDLRIVFVSGYAEEAFARNLPENEHFSFLPKPFTLKQLATAVKAALAD, from the coding sequence ATGACGAGCGCCGGACACGGAGCGGCAGGCCGCGGGATCGACCATGCCGGGCGACGCGGCAGCCTGCTCCTTGCGTTCGGCCTCGCCGCCGTACTGGCAGCGACGGCGGCGCTTCTCCTGCTGATGTCGGCCGACGAGGCCGAGCCGTACCTGTTGACGGTGCTCGGCATTCTCGCGGTCGTGGGCGTGTTCTCGCTGTTCGCGGCGTCTGTCGGGCTTCTGCATTTCGGTGAGGCCGAGCCGGTGTCGGCCCTCGCCGCGGCCGTCGCCGATGCCGTCGGCGAGGCCGTGCTCGTGTGCGATGCCGTCGGGCGGCCCGTCTACGGCAATGCCGCCTATCGCGCGCTCTGCCAGGCCGCGCCATCCGCACCGGCGGGCGCACTCCCGCCGCTCGACCGGCTGCCGGCCGCCGATGACGAGACCGTCGAGGCGATCCACAGGCTCACGGCGGCAGGCCAGGCGGGCGAGCCCGCCGAGGCGGAAATCCGTCTCTCCCGCATCGCCGACCCCGCGGGCGGGCCGCCGCACGCCTATCACCTCGCGGTTGCGCCGCTGCGCGGCGGCCTGGAGCGGCTGGGCCTGCACGTCTGGCGGCTGGAAGCGGGCGCGGCGGTGTCGCAAGGTCCCCGGCAAGACGTCCGGCCGGATTCGCGACAGGATCCGGAAATCGGCTTCCTGGACCTGCAGAACGCCATCGACTTCCTGGATCGAGCCCCGGCCGGCTTCTTCTCGGTCGATGCCGCCGGCCGTGTCGTCTTCCTCAATGCCACGCTCGCCGACTGGCTCGGTTACGATCTCGCGCACTTCGAAGCCGGCATGATTCCGTTGGGGCAGTTGGTGCGCGGCGACGGCGTCGCGCTTCTCGCGTCCCTCTCCGGTCGCCCGGGGGACAGCCGCACCGAGACCGTCGATCTCGATCTCGTCACCCGCGCAGGCAATCCGCTGCCGGTCCGGCTGCTGCACCGGGTGACCTTCGGGCCGGACGGACGTCCCGACAACTCGCGCACCCTCGTCGTGAGCCGGGCGGCGGGGGCGGAGGCCTCCGAATCGCTCAGGGCGGCGGAGGTGCGGTTCGCGCGCTTCTTCAACAACGCACCGGTCGCGATCGCCTCACTCGACAAGGATGGCCGCATCGGCCGCACCAACGCACCGTTCCTGAAGCTGTTCGGCGTACTCGCGCATCCGGTGCCAGGCGAGGAGCGTCCGCGGCTAGCGGATGCCGTCGTGGAGCGAGACCGGCGCGGCCTTGCCGAAGCCCTCGACGGGGCTGTCCGCGGCCGGGTTGCCGTTGCGCCCGTCGATGCGACGCTCGCCGGGGCCGGCCAGCGCTCGGTGCGCTTCTACGTCTCCGCCGTGCAGGAGGCGGTGCAGGGCGGAGACCGGGACGCGGACGACGAGGTGGCCATCGTCTATGCGCTGGAAACGACGGAGCAGCGCGCCCTGGAGGCCCAGTTCACCCAGAGCCAGAAGATGCAGGCCATCGGCCAGTTGGCCGGCGGCGTCGCCCACGATTTCAACAACGTCCTGACGGCCATCATCGGTTTTTCGGATCTCCTGCTGGCGAGCCACCGGCCGACCGATCCGTTCTTCCAGGACATCATGAATATCAAGCAGAACGCCAACCGGGCGGCCGGCCTCGTGCGCCAGCTTCTGGCGTTCGCCACCCGGCAGACGTTGCGCCCGGAGCGCATCGTCCTGACCGACGTTCTGGCCGATCTCACCATCCTCCTCGACCGGCTGCTCGGCGAGCAGGTCGATCTCAGAGTCATCCACGGCCGCGATCTCTGGCCGGTGATGGCCGACGTCAACCAGCTCGAGCAGGTCGTCATCAACCTTGCCGTCAACGCCCGCGACGCGATGCCGGAAGGCGGCACGCTGACGATCCGCACCTCCAACCTTCCCGCAGTCGAGACGAAGGCGTTCCAGGGCGGGCGCAGCTTCGGCGGCCAGCCGCTGCCCGCGGCCGACCACATTCTCATCGAAGTCTCCGACACCGGCACCGGCATGAGCGCCGAGGTGATGGACAAGATCTTCGAGCCGTTCTTCTCCACCAAGGAAGTCGGGAAGGGCACCGGCCTCGGCCTTTCGACGGTCTATGGCATCGTCACCCAGTCCGGCGGGCGCATCACCGTCGAGAGCGAAGTCGGCGCCGGAACGGTCTTCCGCATCTTCCTGCCGCGGGCGCGCGCCGAAGCTGGGCGGGCCGATGGGGAGCGAACGGGCGCAGGCGAGATCGCCGCGGCCCGCCGGGTCCGGCGTCCGGTGTCCGAGGCGGTCGAGGTCGCGCAGACGCACGCGGACGCGGCAGGCACTGCGCGCATCGAGGCTCGGACGAAGGAACCCGCAACACCGACGCCACAGGAGTCCGGCATCGAGCCGCCGGCCGCCAGCGGCGCCGCGACGGCCCCGACCAGCACCCCCTCCGACGCCGAAAAAGCCGCGGCCGATCTCACCGGCAGTGCCTCGATCCTTCTCGTCGAGGACGAGGAGGCGGTGCGGGCGTTCGCGGCTCGCGCGCTCGCGTCGCGCGGCTACACCGTCCATCAGGCGTCGACGGGCGCCGAGGCGCTCAAGGTCATGACGGCGGCATCGGGCGGCATCGACCTCGTCGTCTCCGACGTCGTGATGCCGGAGATGGACGGGCCGACCTTGCTGCGCGAATTGCGCAAGACGCGACCGGACCTGAGGATCGTGTTCGTCTCCGGCTATGCGGAGGAAGCCTTCGCCCGCAACCTGCCCGAAAACGAGCACTTCAGCTTCCTGCCCAAGCCCTTCACGCTGAAGCAGCTCGCCACCGCCGTGAAGGCCGCGCTGGCGGACTGA
- the recA gene encoding recombinase RecA: MSQANLRLIEGSSMDKRKALDAALSQIERSFGKGSIMRLGQGQAVEVESISTGSLGLDIALGIGGLPKGRIVEVYGPESSGKTTLALHVVAEAQKKGGVCAFVDAEHALDPLYARKLGVDIGDLLISQPDTGEQALEIADTLVRSGAVDVLVIDSVAALTPKAELEGEMGDQLPGLQARLMSQALRKLTGSISRSKTMVIFINQIRMKIGVMFGSPETTTGGNALKFYASVRLDIRRIGAIKERDEVVGNQTKVKVVKNKLAPPFREVEFDIMYGAGVSKTGELLDLGVKAGIVEKSGAWFSYDSQRLGQGRENSKQFLRDNPQVANAIEAAIRQNAGLIAESIVGHGTPEAEDDGPPEE; this comes from the coding sequence ATGAGCCAAGCGAATCTGCGCCTGATTGAGGGATCGTCGATGGATAAGAGAAAAGCGCTCGATGCGGCGCTGTCGCAGATCGAACGTTCCTTCGGCAAGGGATCGATCATGCGGCTCGGTCAGGGCCAGGCGGTGGAGGTCGAGTCGATTTCCACCGGATCGCTCGGACTTGATATCGCGCTCGGTATCGGCGGCCTGCCGAAGGGGCGCATCGTCGAGGTCTACGGACCGGAATCGTCCGGCAAGACGACCTTGGCGCTCCATGTGGTGGCGGAGGCACAGAAGAAGGGCGGCGTGTGTGCGTTCGTGGACGCGGAACACGCGCTCGATCCGCTCTATGCCCGCAAGCTCGGCGTGGATATCGGCGACCTCCTGATCTCGCAGCCTGATACCGGCGAGCAGGCCCTCGAGATCGCCGATACCCTCGTGCGCTCCGGCGCGGTCGACGTGCTGGTGATCGATTCGGTCGCGGCGCTGACGCCCAAGGCCGAGCTTGAGGGCGAGATGGGGGATCAGCTTCCGGGTCTCCAGGCCCGCCTGATGAGCCAGGCGCTGCGCAAGCTCACGGGCTCGATCTCGCGCTCGAAGACCATGGTGATCTTCATCAACCAGATCCGCATGAAGATCGGCGTGATGTTCGGCAGCCCCGAGACCACCACCGGCGGCAATGCGCTCAAGTTCTATGCCTCGGTCCGCCTCGACATCCGCCGCATCGGCGCGATCAAGGAGCGCGACGAGGTCGTGGGCAACCAGACCAAGGTGAAGGTCGTCAAGAACAAGCTCGCGCCGCCGTTCCGCGAGGTCGAGTTCGACATCATGTACGGGGCCGGCGTGTCGAAGACGGGCGAGCTGCTCGATCTCGGCGTGAAGGCCGGCATCGTCGAGAAGTCCGGTGCCTGGTTCTCCTACGACAGCCAGCGCCTCGGGCAGGGCCGCGAGAATTCCAAGCAGTTCCTGCGCGACAACCCCCAGGTCGCCAACGCCATCGAGGCGGCGATCCGCCAGAATGCCGGCCTGATCGCCGAGTCGATCGTCGGTCACGGAACCCCTGAGGCCGAGGACGACGGTCCGCCGGAGGAATGA